A window from Catalinimonas alkaloidigena encodes these proteins:
- a CDS encoding two-component regulator propeller domain-containing protein — MCPPHIASFVRVAVLLLFGAGWNVALPGQPLRFRHLSTGDGLSQSSVLFITQDAQGFLWFGTHYGLNRYDGYAFKVFHHREGDSTSLAHNEITSLFTDREGVVWVGTHQGLSRYDRTQEQFRTFRPQAGEPNHLPALTVHAMTEDENGTLWLGTALGLSRRDGEHFRNYLPQVSVQALLSDGRGGLWIGTGTGLLHFDPSSGTLQTIGTAEAELPASDVRALCFDAEGQLWIGTYGNGLYRLAPEQNRLERYRHRPDDPNSLIDHHIRSLCLDKRGDLWIGTLRGLNRRDRATGTFTRFTSDVNHPEGLSHSSIHALYADRQGSLWIGTYYGGINLLNPLYNRFTYLQHQADPNSLSNNVVSTLREDEAGNLWIGTEGGGLNLLDRETGRFTHFTHQPDAPGSLSHNNVKSLLLDRTGGVWVGTYWGGLNYRPPGAQEFQHYQHETEDTSSLSHSSVYALLEDRNGTLWVGAYGGGVDRLDRRTGAFTHYRHDKNDPHSLSSDVVRTLLEDRLGLLWIGTRDGLNCLDPRTGRVTVFRHDPATPTSLSRDDINTLYETRDGASLWVGTYGGGLNRFDRHNATFRHYQTGEGLPGDVVYGILEDDRGYLWISTNHGLSRFDPQTETFQNFELASNYFGNEFTSGACLRRRDGTMLFGGLNGILMFHPDSLRPDPYTAPLVLTDFRLFNRSVSVSHEGPLPRPIGEVSDLTLSHRQSIFSLSFASLNFVYPEKTQYAYRLRGLEAQWNRVTGKPTATYTNLEAGTYQFEVKAANHDGVWNEAAVPLTITVLPPPWKTGWAYLLYAVALAGAIFYLRKHLLFQQRLQNHLRLEQFKREQHDKLHQLKLRFFTNVSHEFRTPLTLLLGPLEEMLDTAEGSYSSKRKLQLMKRNADRLLHLTNQLMDFRKMESEHMQLRAASGNVVRFVQEVMLSFQEYARQRQITYAFQTNQEDVMLWYDRDKLEKVLYNLLSNAFKFTPDGGQIGLEVEAQEETVRLRVKDTGRGIAAAQLPHVFERYYEGAHEEAAWAGTGIGLALTKGLVELHRGTIAVASEVGRGTCFTVTLPRGDAHLRADEKLPDFKDSEDERHYRHVPLEVEATPLPEEEPATEVPTSEAERPLLLLVEDNSDVRSYLRHHLASAYRIREATDGEMGYEAALDCQPDLIISDVMMPHRNGIELCRQLKTDVQTSHIPVILLTARTSLIFRIDGLETGADDYITKPFSPRLLRVRVQNLLENRQRLRERFVRTLQLEPREITVTSADETLLQQLLNAVEAHMGDVHFDVQALATEVGLSRTVLYTKAKALTNQTPHEFIQTLRLKRAAQLLKHPHLTVSEISYQVGFSDPKYFSKCFRKHFGQTPSQYAANPVKV, encoded by the coding sequence ATGTGCCCACCACACATAGCGTCTTTTGTACGTGTTGCCGTGCTGCTGCTGTTCGGGGCCGGCTGGAACGTCGCCTTGCCGGGGCAGCCGTTGAGGTTCCGGCACCTGTCTACGGGCGATGGCCTGTCGCAAAGTTCCGTGCTGTTCATAACACAGGATGCGCAGGGGTTTCTATGGTTCGGTACGCACTACGGCCTGAACCGCTACGACGGCTATGCCTTCAAAGTCTTTCATCACCGCGAGGGCGACTCGACCAGCCTGGCGCATAACGAAATTACGTCGCTCTTCACCGACCGGGAGGGCGTGGTGTGGGTCGGCACGCATCAGGGCTTGAGCCGCTACGACCGGACGCAGGAACAATTTCGGACGTTTCGACCCCAGGCGGGCGAGCCCAACCACCTGCCGGCCCTGACGGTCCACGCCATGACCGAAGACGAAAACGGTACCTTGTGGCTGGGCACGGCCTTGGGCCTGAGCCGTCGGGACGGTGAGCATTTTCGCAATTACCTGCCGCAGGTCAGCGTACAGGCGTTGCTGTCGGACGGTCGGGGCGGGCTCTGGATCGGCACCGGTACCGGCTTGCTGCACTTCGATCCGTCGAGCGGGACGTTGCAAACCATAGGTACCGCGGAAGCGGAATTGCCTGCAAGCGACGTGCGCGCGCTCTGTTTCGATGCGGAAGGGCAACTCTGGATCGGGACGTACGGCAACGGCTTGTACCGGCTTGCACCGGAACAAAACCGGCTGGAACGCTACCGCCACCGTCCCGACGATCCGAACAGCCTGATCGATCACCACATCCGTTCTTTATGTCTCGACAAACGTGGCGATCTCTGGATCGGCACGTTGCGCGGCCTCAACCGCCGTGACCGGGCAACGGGCACCTTTACCCGATTTACGAGTGACGTCAACCATCCGGAGGGGCTGAGCCATAGCTCCATCCATGCGTTGTATGCCGACCGGCAGGGAAGTTTGTGGATCGGGACGTACTATGGCGGCATCAACCTTCTGAATCCGCTTTACAACCGGTTCACGTACCTTCAGCACCAGGCCGACCCCAACAGCCTGAGCAACAACGTAGTCAGCACGCTTCGGGAAGACGAGGCGGGCAACCTCTGGATCGGTACGGAGGGCGGGGGGCTGAACTTGCTGGATCGGGAAACCGGTCGGTTTACCCACTTTACCCACCAGCCCGATGCGCCGGGGAGCTTGAGCCACAACAACGTAAAATCCCTGCTGCTGGACCGCACCGGCGGCGTCTGGGTAGGGACCTACTGGGGTGGACTGAACTACCGCCCGCCGGGCGCGCAGGAGTTTCAACATTATCAACACGAAACCGAAGACACCAGCAGCCTGAGCCACAGTTCGGTCTATGCCCTATTGGAAGACCGGAACGGAACCCTCTGGGTAGGGGCATACGGTGGCGGCGTTGACCGGCTCGACCGGCGCACCGGCGCGTTTACGCATTACCGGCATGATAAGAACGACCCCCACAGCCTCAGCAGCGATGTGGTGCGCACCTTGCTGGAAGATCGCCTGGGTTTGCTGTGGATCGGCACCCGCGACGGACTCAATTGCCTCGATCCGCGGACCGGACGCGTCACGGTCTTTCGGCACGATCCCGCCACTCCGACAAGCCTGAGCCGCGACGACATCAACACGCTCTACGAAACGCGCGATGGTGCGTCGCTCTGGGTAGGCACCTACGGCGGAGGACTGAATCGTTTCGATCGGCACAACGCCACGTTCCGGCATTACCAGACCGGGGAGGGACTGCCTGGCGATGTGGTGTACGGCATCCTGGAAGACGACCGGGGATACCTCTGGATCAGCACGAACCACGGCCTTTCGCGCTTCGATCCGCAAACGGAAACGTTTCAGAATTTCGAACTGGCCAGCAACTACTTCGGCAACGAGTTTACCAGCGGGGCCTGCCTGCGGCGGCGCGACGGGACCATGCTGTTCGGGGGGCTGAACGGCATCCTCATGTTTCACCCCGACAGCCTCCGGCCCGATCCGTACACCGCGCCGCTGGTCCTGACCGACTTCCGGCTGTTCAACCGTTCCGTTTCCGTCAGTCACGAAGGACCACTGCCCCGGCCGATTGGGGAAGTCAGCGACCTGACGCTCTCGCACCGCCAATCCATTTTCAGCCTTTCGTTTGCCTCGCTCAACTTCGTCTATCCCGAAAAAACGCAGTACGCTTACCGCCTGCGGGGACTGGAAGCGCAGTGGAACCGCGTGACCGGCAAACCCACCGCCACCTATACCAACCTGGAGGCCGGTACGTACCAGTTTGAAGTAAAAGCCGCGAACCACGACGGCGTCTGGAACGAGGCGGCGGTTCCGCTGACCATTACTGTGCTGCCCCCGCCCTGGAAAACCGGATGGGCCTATCTGCTGTATGCGGTGGCGCTTGCCGGGGCCATTTTCTACCTGCGGAAGCACCTGTTGTTTCAGCAGCGCTTGCAAAACCACCTGCGCCTGGAGCAGTTCAAGCGCGAGCAGCACGACAAGCTGCACCAACTCAAGTTACGGTTCTTCACCAACGTCTCGCACGAGTTTCGCACGCCGCTGACCCTCCTGTTGGGGCCGCTGGAAGAGATGCTCGACACCGCAGAGGGCAGCTACAGCAGCAAACGCAAATTGCAGTTGATGAAACGCAACGCGGACCGCCTGTTGCACCTGACCAACCAGCTGATGGATTTCCGGAAGATGGAATCGGAGCACATGCAGCTGCGGGCGGCTTCGGGCAACGTGGTCAGGTTTGTACAGGAAGTGATGCTCTCGTTTCAGGAATACGCCCGCCAGCGGCAGATCACGTACGCGTTCCAGACCAACCAGGAGGACGTGATGCTCTGGTACGACCGCGACAAACTGGAAAAAGTGCTTTACAACCTCTTGTCCAATGCGTTCAAGTTTACCCCCGACGGCGGGCAGATTGGCCTGGAAGTAGAAGCGCAGGAAGAAACGGTACGCCTCCGGGTGAAAGACACGGGCCGGGGCATTGCGGCGGCGCAACTGCCCCACGTATTCGAGCGGTATTACGAAGGCGCACACGAAGAAGCCGCCTGGGCCGGAACGGGCATCGGGCTGGCGCTGACCAAAGGACTGGTGGAACTGCACCGGGGCACCATCGCGGTGGCCAGCGAAGTGGGGCGGGGCACGTGTTTTACGGTGACGCTGCCGCGGGGTGACGCCCATTTGCGCGCCGACGAGAAGCTGCCTGACTTCAAAGACAGCGAAGACGAACGCCATTACCGGCACGTTCCCCTGGAGGTGGAAGCGACACCTTTGCCCGAAGAAGAACCGGCGACGGAAGTTCCAACATCCGAAGCCGAACGGCCGCTTCTCCTGCTGGTGGAAGACAACAGCGACGTGCGCTCGTACCTGCGGCATCACCTGGCGTCGGCGTACCGCATTCGCGAGGCTACCGACGGCGAGATGGGCTACGAAGCGGCCCTTGATTGCCAGCCCGATCTGATCATTTCTGACGTTATGATGCCCCACCGCAACGGCATCGAATTGTGTCGCCAGTTAAAAACCGACGTGCAGACGTCGCACATTCCCGTCATTCTGCTGACGGCCCGTACCTCCCTCATCTTCCGCATCGACGGGCTGGAAACCGGCGCGGATGACTACATCACCAAGCCGTTCAGCCCCCGGCTGCTGCGCGTCCGTGTCCAAAATCTTCTGGAAAACCGGCAGCGTCTGCGCGAACGGTTTGTCCGTACGCTGCAACTGGAGCCCCGCGAAATTACGGTCACCTCGGCCGACGAAACCCTGCTGCAACAGTTGTTGAACGCCGTCGAGGCCCACATGGGCGACGTGCATTTCGATGTGCAGGCGCTGGCGACCGAAGTAGGCCTGAGCCGCACCGTGCTTTACACCAAGGCGAAGGCGCTCACGAATCAAACGCCGCACGAGTTTATTCAGACGCTGCGGTTGAAGCGGGCCGCGCAGTTGCTCAAACATCCGCACCTCACCGTGTCGGAAATCAGCTACCAGGTCGGGTTCAGCGATCCGAAATACTTCAGCAAATGTTTCCGGAAACATTTCGGTCAGACGCCTTCGCAGTACGCCGCCAATCCGGTAAAAGTGTAA
- a CDS encoding RagB/SusD family nutrient uptake outer membrane protein, which translates to MLAAALTTGCGDKLNIEPQQSIDEGEALSTSENVQAVLVGAYDALGDGDLYGGQLMKDTDLLADDGEVFWSGTYIQPREFYVKSIQTNNANVESTYLAAYVAINIANNVLSALDVVDEAERDRVEGEALFIRGLVYFDLARTYGKAWNDGDPTQNPAVPLVTAPTRTIDESSRVPRNTVAQVYDQAITDLTRAVELLPEENGFFATTYAASAVLARIYLQQQEYGKAAQAANRVIEEGDYALVGNYANAFNNTATSTSEDIFAIQVTTQDGVNSLHTFYANPDNGGRGDIDILPAHLALYEEGDERLSLFYVDDPSDPQTLVRTGKWKNQYGNVPLIRLAEMYLTRAEANLRAGSTVGATPQEDLTVVRERVGLSPTSATLEAILLERKLELAFEGHSLHDTKRTEQAVDDIPFDADRLVYPIPLREVDAAGLQQNPGYGG; encoded by the coding sequence ATGTTAGCGGCCGCCCTTACCACAGGCTGCGGCGACAAACTGAATATTGAGCCTCAGCAATCGATCGACGAGGGCGAAGCCCTAAGTACGTCGGAAAACGTTCAGGCGGTGCTGGTGGGTGCCTACGATGCCCTGGGCGACGGCGATCTGTACGGAGGACAACTGATGAAAGACACGGACCTGTTGGCCGACGACGGTGAGGTGTTCTGGTCGGGGACCTACATCCAGCCGCGCGAGTTTTACGTCAAAAGCATCCAAACTAACAACGCGAATGTTGAATCCACTTACCTGGCGGCCTACGTGGCCATCAACATCGCGAACAACGTGTTGAGCGCGCTCGACGTCGTGGACGAAGCCGAGCGCGACCGCGTAGAGGGGGAAGCCCTGTTTATCCGCGGTTTGGTGTATTTCGACCTGGCCCGCACATACGGAAAAGCCTGGAACGACGGCGACCCCACACAAAACCCCGCGGTTCCGTTGGTTACCGCACCCACGCGCACCATCGACGAAAGCAGCCGCGTGCCGCGCAACACCGTGGCGCAGGTCTATGACCAAGCGATTACTGACCTGACCCGCGCAGTAGAACTTTTGCCTGAAGAGAACGGATTTTTCGCGACCACGTATGCCGCTTCGGCGGTGCTGGCCCGCATCTATCTGCAACAGCAGGAGTACGGAAAAGCCGCCCAAGCCGCCAACCGGGTGATCGAAGAAGGTGACTATGCGCTGGTAGGAAACTACGCCAACGCGTTTAATAACACGGCTACGTCTACTTCGGAGGATATTTTTGCGATTCAGGTAACGACGCAAGATGGCGTCAACAGCCTGCATACGTTCTACGCCAACCCGGACAACGGTGGTAGAGGTGACATCGACATTCTGCCGGCTCACCTGGCACTGTACGAAGAAGGCGACGAGCGCCTGTCGTTGTTCTACGTGGACGATCCGAGCGATCCGCAAACCCTGGTCCGTACCGGCAAGTGGAAAAACCAGTACGGCAACGTTCCGTTGATTCGCCTCGCTGAAATGTACCTAACGCGCGCCGAAGCCAACCTGCGGGCCGGTTCGACCGTCGGTGCTACTCCGCAGGAAGACCTGACGGTAGTTCGGGAGCGCGTCGGGTTGTCGCCCACGTCGGCCACGCTGGAAGCCATTTTGCTGGAAAGAAAGCTGGAACTGGCGTTTGAAGGCCATTCGCTTCACGACACCAAGCGTACCGAGCAAGCGGTTGACGACATTCCGTTCGATGCCGATCGGCTGGTGTATCCCATTCCGTTGCGCGAAGTGGATGCCGCCGGCTTGCAGCAAAACCCCGGCTACGGGGGTTGA
- a CDS encoding SusC/RagA family TonB-linked outer membrane protein: MVLLLLTGNLLAQSRTVSGKVVSAQDQTPLPGVNVSEKGTTNGTVTDVNGRYSLTVSGDATLVFSFIGFTAQEVALNNRSVVDVTLAEDVQALNEVVVVGYGTQEKADLTGNIAQVSGEEIQNLPVTSVEQAIQGRATGVFIESNNGKLGQGISIRVRGSSSVTASNQPLYVIDGIPITAQSQSGNGAPTNPLADINFNDIESINILKDASAAAIYGSRASNGVVLITTKQGKSGKTKFSVNLLSGVSNPTGKREYLNAQQYVELFTEAAANSNALDPSFDYVAYLESRFDRYAAGTDWRQALNSTPAVDENWQEQAFQKGGITQLDLNASGGNEKTRFYVAGSYSDQKGIMIRNSFERINGRINLDHQATERLNLGLNLSLSRTVNDRLSDDNSFATPLQLVAQPPIQPVIDPRTNALSGNYTLYFNGLLYVDNAKYTTTVFRNLGNLYASYNILPGLKFRTEFGVDILNQNEEEYYGKLTARNVGTSNGLGANRYVQLLNYTTNNFFQYNQTIGTQHNIEATVGMSFQESRRDMSYVEGQQFPSDAFKQLASAAEITSGTTEETAFSFLSYFARANYAYANRYLLTLSGRIDGSSRFGANERYGFFPAASMGWVLTEESFLNTSAFLSFLKLRASYGLTGNAEISNFAARGLFSGDGAYGGVPGLRPSQSPNPNLKWETTAQTDIGIDYGFLRNRISGEIDYYVKQTRDLLLNVNVPGSSGFTTQMRNIGKLQNKGFEFMVNTSNLVGDFTWNTSLNFSINRNKITDLDGQVIEGGFVNRAIEGYPIGVFYEREYAGVDPENGDALYYINDPEQPGSRETTNDYNAANRIVIGNPNPDWIGGINNTFGYKGLELTVFFQGVFGNEIYNGGGKFFQASADFFDNQTTDQLRRWQQPGDITDVPQARLFFGNGTGESSRFLSDGSYVRLKTVTLGYTLPSAVISKLKLDRVRIYVTGQNLLTFTKYEGWDPEVNADYLTTSSTGNISLGNDFYSAPQPRTITAGINLGF; encoded by the coding sequence ATGGTACTGCTTCTGCTCACGGGCAACCTCCTAGCGCAGAGCCGTACCGTTTCCGGCAAAGTGGTGTCCGCACAGGACCAAACGCCTTTACCGGGCGTGAACGTATCGGAAAAAGGTACGACGAACGGCACCGTAACCGATGTCAACGGCCGCTACAGCCTTACAGTATCGGGCGATGCGACGCTGGTTTTCAGCTTCATCGGCTTTACGGCTCAGGAAGTGGCGCTCAACAACCGTAGCGTTGTAGACGTGACGCTGGCCGAAGACGTCCAGGCCCTGAACGAAGTAGTCGTGGTCGGCTACGGAACGCAGGAGAAGGCGGACCTGACGGGCAACATCGCCCAGGTTTCCGGCGAAGAGATTCAAAACCTCCCGGTGACCAGCGTAGAGCAGGCCATTCAGGGCCGTGCGACGGGGGTGTTTATCGAATCGAACAACGGCAAACTGGGTCAGGGCATCTCGATCCGCGTACGGGGTTCTTCGTCGGTAACGGCCAGCAATCAACCGCTGTACGTGATTGACGGGATTCCGATTACAGCACAAAGCCAGTCGGGCAACGGCGCGCCGACCAACCCCCTGGCCGATATCAACTTCAACGATATTGAGTCGATCAACATCTTGAAAGACGCCTCTGCGGCAGCCATTTACGGCTCGCGTGCCTCCAACGGTGTGGTACTGATCACGACCAAGCAAGGGAAGTCGGGCAAAACCAAGTTCTCGGTCAACCTGTTGTCAGGCGTCAGCAACCCCACGGGCAAGCGCGAGTACCTGAACGCGCAGCAGTACGTCGAACTTTTCACCGAGGCCGCGGCTAACTCCAATGCCCTCGATCCTTCGTTCGATTACGTGGCGTATCTGGAAAGCCGCTTCGATCGCTATGCGGCAGGCACCGATTGGCGGCAGGCGCTGAATTCGACCCCTGCGGTCGATGAAAACTGGCAGGAGCAGGCTTTTCAGAAAGGCGGCATCACGCAACTCGATCTGAACGCCAGCGGCGGTAATGAAAAAACGCGCTTCTATGTGGCGGGATCGTACAGCGACCAGAAAGGCATCATGATCCGCAACAGCTTCGAGCGCATCAACGGACGCATCAACCTGGATCACCAGGCCACCGAGCGCCTGAATCTGGGCCTGAACCTGAGCTTGTCGCGTACCGTCAACGACCGCCTGTCGGACGACAACTCGTTCGCGACGCCGCTGCAATTGGTGGCCCAGCCCCCCATTCAGCCCGTCATCGACCCACGCACCAACGCCTTGAGCGGCAACTATACGCTTTATTTCAACGGGCTGCTTTACGTAGACAATGCCAAATACACCACGACGGTGTTCCGCAATTTGGGCAACCTCTACGCGAGCTATAACATTCTGCCCGGGTTGAAATTCCGTACCGAGTTCGGGGTCGACATCTTGAACCAGAACGAAGAAGAGTACTACGGCAAGCTGACCGCCCGCAACGTGGGCACGTCCAACGGCCTGGGTGCCAACCGGTACGTACAGTTGCTGAACTATACGACCAACAACTTCTTCCAGTACAACCAGACGATCGGCACGCAGCACAACATCGAAGCCACCGTCGGGATGAGCTTTCAGGAGTCGCGCCGCGACATGTCGTACGTAGAGGGGCAACAGTTTCCCAGCGATGCGTTCAAGCAACTGGCCAGCGCGGCTGAAATCACGTCCGGAACCACCGAAGAGACCGCCTTTAGCTTTCTCTCGTACTTTGCCCGCGCCAACTACGCGTACGCCAACCGCTACCTGCTAACGCTCAGCGGCCGGATCGACGGCTCATCGCGCTTTGGTGCCAACGAACGTTACGGTTTCTTCCCGGCAGCGTCGATGGGCTGGGTACTGACCGAAGAGTCGTTCCTGAATACCTCGGCGTTTCTGAGTTTCCTGAAACTGCGCGCGAGCTATGGGTTAACGGGGAATGCTGAAATCAGCAACTTCGCCGCCCGCGGCCTGTTTTCGGGCGATGGTGCCTACGGTGGAGTGCCGGGCCTGCGCCCTTCGCAGTCGCCCAACCCCAACCTGAAGTGGGAAACTACGGCCCAGACCGACATCGGGATTGACTACGGTTTCCTGAGAAATCGGATCTCCGGTGAAATAGACTACTACGTCAAGCAAACGCGCGACCTTCTGCTGAACGTGAACGTACCGGGATCGAGCGGCTTTACGACCCAGATGCGCAACATCGGCAAGCTGCAAAACAAAGGGTTTGAGTTCATGGTCAACACCTCCAACCTGGTAGGTGACTTTACGTGGAACACCAGCCTGAACTTCTCGATCAACCGGAACAAAATTACCGATCTGGACGGTCAGGTGATTGAAGGAGGCTTTGTTAACCGCGCCATCGAAGGTTACCCCATCGGCGTGTTTTACGAGCGTGAGTACGCCGGTGTAGATCCTGAGAACGGTGACGCCCTGTATTACATCAACGATCCGGAACAGCCCGGCAGCCGTGAAACCACGAACGATTACAACGCCGCCAACCGGATTGTCATCGGCAATCCGAACCCGGACTGGATCGGCGGGATCAACAATACCTTCGGCTACAAAGGCCTGGAGTTGACGGTGTTCTTCCAAGGTGTGTTCGGCAACGAGATTTACAACGGCGGGGGCAAGTTTTTCCAAGCCAGCGCCGACTTCTTCGATAACCAAACGACCGACCAACTGCGCCGCTGGCAGCAGCCCGGCGACATCACCGATGTCCCGCAGGCGCGTCTGTTCTTCGGCAACGGCACCGGGGAGTCGTCCCGTTTCCTTTCTGACGGCAGCTATGTGCGCCTCAAAACGGTGACGTTGGGCTATACCCTGCCCAGCGCGGTGATCTCGAAACTGAAGCTGGATCGGGTACGCATCTACGTGACAGGGCAAAACCTGCTGACGTTTACCAAGTACGAAGGGTGGGACCCGGAAGTGAATGCTGACTACCTGACGACTTCGTCGACGGGCAACATCAGCCTGGGGAACGATTTCTATTCGGCACCACAGCCCCGTACCATCACCGCCGGTATCAACCTTGGTTTCTAA
- a CDS encoding trans-sulfuration enzyme family protein, with translation MSSPDLSYILNELGEDHSLHYGAVSPPIYQTTNFCFRDVAHMREALQHESSIPFYTRGTNPTIDVVRKKLAALEGAEDALLFASGSAAVAAAVMVHLRAGDHVVCVQKPYSWSNKLLNVMLARFGVTTTMIDGTRPEAFAEALQPATKLIFLESPNSTTYELQDLAAVAKLARARGIVTVIDNSTASPLGQQPIALGIDLVVHSATKYIGGHSDAIAGVVCGTHAMMERIFASEFMTLGGVLSPFNAWLLLRGLRTLPLRYERSCRTAERLVAFLETHPGVERVYYPFSETHPQHELARQQMTWAGGQFSVLLRTQAWDAVERFCNTLKRFLLGCSWGGHESLAFPMCTLYDSANYQAVLPFNLVRFYAGLEEPEVLIEDLRRALAAMDAVPQPAKPH, from the coding sequence ATGTCCTCTCCGGATCTTTCTTACATTCTGAATGAACTGGGCGAAGACCACAGCCTCCACTACGGAGCCGTCTCGCCCCCGATTTACCAGACCACCAACTTCTGCTTTCGCGACGTGGCGCACATGCGCGAGGCGTTGCAGCACGAGTCGTCGATTCCGTTTTACACACGCGGCACCAACCCGACGATCGACGTTGTGCGGAAAAAACTGGCCGCCCTCGAAGGGGCCGAAGATGCGCTGCTGTTTGCCAGCGGAAGTGCGGCCGTGGCGGCCGCGGTGATGGTCCACCTCCGGGCGGGCGATCACGTGGTGTGTGTGCAGAAGCCCTACAGTTGGAGCAACAAGCTGCTGAACGTGATGCTGGCGCGCTTCGGCGTGACTACTACCATGATCGACGGCACGCGCCCCGAGGCGTTTGCCGAAGCCCTGCAACCCGCCACCAAACTGATCTTTCTGGAAAGCCCGAACTCCACCACGTACGAGTTGCAGGACCTGGCCGCCGTGGCGAAACTGGCGCGCGCCAGGGGCATTGTGACGGTGATCGACAACAGTACGGCCTCGCCGCTGGGGCAGCAACCCATTGCGCTGGGCATCGACCTGGTGGTGCATTCGGCCACGAAATACATCGGTGGCCACAGCGACGCCATTGCCGGGGTAGTGTGTGGGACACACGCCATGATGGAGCGGATTTTTGCGTCAGAGTTTATGACATTGGGTGGGGTGCTGTCGCCGTTCAACGCGTGGTTGCTGTTGCGTGGCCTGCGCACGTTGCCGCTGCGCTACGAACGTTCCTGTCGCACGGCCGAACGGCTCGTCGCTTTTCTGGAGACGCATCCGGGCGTAGAGCGGGTCTATTATCCCTTCTCTGAAACGCATCCGCAGCACGAGCTCGCCCGCCAGCAGATGACGTGGGCAGGAGGGCAGTTTTCCGTCTTATTGCGTACGCAGGCGTGGGATGCCGTCGAGCGGTTCTGCAATACGCTGAAGCGCTTCCTGCTGGGGTGTTCGTGGGGTGGGCACGAGTCGCTCGCCTTCCCGATGTGCACCCTGTACGACTCGGCCAATTACCAGGCCGTGCTGCCTTTCAACCTTGTGCGGTTTTACGCCGGGCTGGAGGAGCCCGAGGTCTTGATCGAAGACTTGCGCCGGGCCCTGGCGGCCATGGACGCGGTGCCGCAACCTGCGAAACCGCATTAG
- a CDS encoding aminotransferase class V-fold PLP-dependent enzyme, with translation MITFFPGPSKVYDRISEYLQDAFQEGVLSISHRSTAFNELSRRAIEATKAKLHIPDDYTLMYTSSSSEGWEIVAQSLIREKSLHLYSGSFGERGFQYTNYLHEGALPYVLDVNEAIPVQDLPVDDSTELIACVQNETSNGTQTSVDTIRALRDAYPQALISVDATSAMAGIATDYTAADIWHASVQKCFGMPAGLGLLVCSPRAVAKAEEIGEKRHYNSLLTILKNIEKWQTNTTPNVLGIYLLMRVMETAPDIAEVDAQLKRRAAQLYAMAEQLPHYQPLVTNHAVRSQTVVTVKTDATRLAATKDAAKAEGLLLGNGYGEWKDSTFRIANFPALLDSEVAQLVDFLTAYANRPA, from the coding sequence ATGATTACTTTCTTCCCCGGCCCTTCCAAAGTTTACGATCGCATCAGCGAGTACCTGCAAGACGCGTTTCAGGAAGGCGTGCTCAGCATCAGCCACCGCAGTACGGCCTTCAACGAACTGTCGCGGCGGGCCATCGAAGCGACCAAAGCCAAACTGCACATTCCCGACGATTACACGCTGATGTACACCTCGTCGTCGTCCGAAGGGTGGGAGATTGTGGCGCAGTCGCTGATCCGGGAAAAAAGCCTGCACCTGTACAGCGGGTCGTTCGGCGAGCGTGGATTTCAGTACACGAATTACCTGCACGAAGGGGCGTTGCCGTACGTGCTGGACGTGAACGAAGCCATTCCGGTACAGGACCTGCCCGTGGACGACAGCACCGAGCTGATCGCCTGTGTGCAGAACGAAACGTCGAACGGCACGCAAACTTCGGTCGATACCATCCGGGCGCTGCGCGATGCCTACCCGCAGGCGCTGATCAGCGTAGACGCCACTTCGGCCATGGCGGGCATCGCGACCGATTACACCGCCGCCGACATCTGGCATGCGTCGGTTCAAAAGTGTTTCGGTATGCCGGCGGGGTTGGGTCTGCTGGTCTGCTCCCCGCGTGCGGTGGCGAAGGCGGAAGAGATCGGCGAGAAGCGCCACTACAACAGTCTGTTGACCATCCTGAAAAACATCGAGAAGTGGCAGACCAACACCACACCCAACGTGCTGGGCATTTACCTGCTGATGCGGGTGATGGAGACGGCCCCCGATATCGCCGAAGTGGATGCGCAGCTTAAACGCCGGGCGGCACAGCTGTACGCCATGGCTGAGCAACTGCCGCACTACCAGCCGCTGGTGACCAACCACGCCGTTCGTTCGCAGACGGTCGTGACGGTTAAGACCGACGCTACCCGCCTGGCGGCAACCAAAGACGCGGCCAAAGCCGAAGGACTTTTGCTGGGCAACGGCTACGGTGAGTGGAAGGATTCGACGTTCCGCATCGCCAACTTCCCTGCCCTGCTCGACAGCGAGGTGGCACAACTGGTAGATTTCCTGACGGCCTACGCGAACCGACCGGCGTAA